The following coding sequences lie in one Haladaptatus sp. DJG-WS-42 genomic window:
- a CDS encoding FkbM family methyltransferase yields MSRVWQFVEAAGLAPLARKSYLLVRAAPKGWRHRGQVGDVTAEFATTSLLEYQRVTTLFGEEEILSALLAELDGDEVVWDVGANVGIYACFIANKLTSGVVVGFEPEPVNEARLRANLEANAPAERWQTTSVALSDEDGPGRLASADDRAKGTEAGAGHHYLAPDGWLSVECRRGETAIAEGIPAPTVLKIDVQGAELKVLEGMGAALADVSLIYAELHTEKCPQRYGTTVEEVEQFLTDAGFTLTNLGTPAGSREGVYYVRAGRHS; encoded by the coding sequence ATGAGCCGGGTCTGGCAGTTCGTCGAGGCCGCGGGTCTCGCCCCGCTCGCCCGAAAAAGCTACCTGCTGGTGCGGGCTGCCCCGAAGGGGTGGCGCCATCGCGGTCAGGTTGGCGACGTCACCGCCGAGTTTGCGACCACATCGCTGCTCGAATACCAGCGGGTGACGACGCTGTTTGGTGAAGAAGAAATTCTCTCGGCACTCCTTGCCGAACTCGACGGCGACGAAGTCGTCTGGGACGTTGGGGCAAACGTTGGCATCTACGCCTGTTTCATCGCGAACAAACTCACCTCCGGCGTCGTCGTCGGCTTCGAACCGGAGCCAGTGAACGAAGCCCGACTGCGCGCCAACCTCGAAGCAAACGCCCCCGCAGAGCGATGGCAAACCACGTCGGTTGCGCTCTCAGACGAAGACGGGCCCGGACGGCTGGCGTCCGCAGACGACCGTGCGAAGGGCACAGAGGCGGGGGCTGGCCACCACTATCTCGCTCCCGACGGCTGGCTGTCAGTCGAGTGTCGCCGCGGCGAGACGGCCATCGCCGAGGGGATTCCAGCACCCACCGTCTTGAAAATCGACGTCCAAGGCGCGGAGTTGAAAGTGCTCGAAGGAATGGGCGCGGCGCTCGCAGACGTTTCCCTCATCTACGCAGAACTCCACACCGAAAAGTGCCCACAACGCTACGGGACGACGGTCGAGGAGGTCGAACAGTTCCTCACGGACGCCGGATTCACCCTCACGAACCTTGGAACGCCCGCGGGGAGTCGAGAGGGCGTTTACTACGTGCGGGCGGGTCGCCACTCGTGA
- a CDS encoding GNAT family N-acetyltransferase gives MSVNGDVHTFLEDTGEYTIRWYEPRDRAAFIDLYQLAFASRGEEWFTWKYEQNPYAERVPIIVAEKDGEIGAVRPFIPLSLRVADTAVPVIQLADLVVHPDHRRQGLMTTLSRWLKTTCWDDYASTFTYATQAARDGVLKMQNERWTDHDLGTFVKYERLNNVAAFVGNDHSLSVRLGATLATPAYRLKHRLGDRLVSTDPRIRVVRHESVPVSLLASLYETGVPETAHVLRDEAFYNWRFAEPGREFVTYVAMRDALPVAAIVVGTDHITGSPSTAQLVEVLPLTGGDALDPVFSALLSHITRDYAAVDHLCATGGALSKAVFSAHGFTATDSFPLSKLVAPAYLLVCPLGGSADSSAVTEGLTRESGWNTTYCDRLLG, from the coding sequence ATGTCTGTTAATGGGGACGTTCACACTTTTCTTGAGGACACGGGGGAGTATACGATTCGTTGGTACGAACCGCGAGACAGGGCGGCATTCATCGACCTTTACCAGCTCGCGTTCGCCAGCCGGGGCGAAGAGTGGTTCACGTGGAAATACGAACAAAACCCCTACGCAGAGCGCGTCCCCATCATCGTCGCGGAGAAAGACGGCGAGATTGGCGCGGTTCGACCGTTCATTCCGCTCTCGCTCCGGGTGGCGGACACGGCCGTCCCCGTGATCCAACTTGCTGACCTCGTGGTCCATCCCGACCACCGCCGACAGGGACTGATGACGACGCTCTCGCGCTGGCTGAAAACCACGTGTTGGGACGACTATGCCTCGACGTTCACCTACGCCACGCAAGCAGCGCGCGACGGGGTTCTCAAGATGCAAAACGAGCGATGGACCGACCACGACCTCGGAACGTTCGTCAAATACGAACGCTTGAACAACGTCGCTGCGTTCGTTGGAAACGACCACTCGCTCTCGGTTCGCCTCGGTGCAACCCTTGCCACGCCTGCCTACCGGCTCAAACACCGTCTTGGCGACCGTCTCGTCAGCACCGACCCGAGGATTCGCGTCGTTCGCCACGAGTCAGTTCCGGTCTCGTTGCTCGCGAGCCTCTACGAGACTGGCGTACCAGAAACCGCGCACGTCCTGCGCGACGAAGCGTTCTACAACTGGCGGTTTGCCGAACCAGGCCGGGAGTTCGTGACCTACGTCGCCATGCGCGATGCGCTGCCGGTCGCTGCCATCGTCGTCGGTACCGACCACATCACCGGGTCACCATCGACCGCACAGCTCGTCGAAGTGTTGCCGCTCACCGGCGGCGACGCGCTCGACCCAGTGTTCTCTGCGCTCCTCTCACACATCACGCGCGACTATGCCGCGGTTGACCACCTCTGTGCGACGGGTGGGGCACTTTCCAAAGCCGTGTTCTCAGCCCACGGTTTCACGGCAACCGACTCGTTCCCGCTCTCGAAGCTCGTCGCACCTGCCTACCTCCTCGTGTGCCCTCTCGGTGGGTCAGCGGACAGCTCCGCGGTTACCGAAGGCTTGACACGTGAAAGCGGCTGGAACACAACCTACTGCGACCGACTGTTGGGCTGA
- a CDS encoding flippase, which translates to MSAKNDNLLALLASSALIFLGVGLSSISRFAERIVIARTFTPAVYGEVTLGLAILSVGLTISLIGLNHGMPRFVSRYDDPKEIRGVWLVGLLASMVTSVLMAVALILNMDLLTTYLFDDAVSTDLLTIFILLIPVNVGVNIGVGFLRGMENTKYKFYAEDLIRPGVRLLLLIGILAAGFSIIAVGYAYAIASVLGLFVVHYFANRLVPLFGPVKTHTREIVAYSIPLTLAMFLTVLLTQMDTLMVGFFRSSAEVGLYNAAYPLASSLMLFVSAFGYLYLPIVSRLDSEGNYEDISSIYRVTTKWGFIASFPAFAAVFIFSSELLTMFFSPEYAPAGLALTILSLGFLTDAAMGHNRTTLAALGYTTHMLFADIITLTLNLLLNVYLIPRYGFVGAAVATTAAYVARNTVVSIILHVKFGITPFSRITVTTYLVVPLVLGPIAYLLSTVMTLTPLTFVAFVIGIGLAELVVITLAGCLQPEDAVFLEFIEKSIGKELTFLRNYLPASVEE; encoded by the coding sequence ATGTCTGCAAAGAATGATAACCTCTTAGCGCTCCTCGCGAGTTCGGCGCTCATCTTCCTCGGAGTCGGACTCTCTTCGATATCCCGATTCGCAGAGCGCATCGTCATCGCCCGAACGTTCACACCTGCCGTCTACGGCGAGGTGACCCTCGGGCTCGCAATCCTCTCGGTTGGGCTGACCATCTCGCTTATCGGCCTCAACCACGGGATGCCACGGTTCGTCTCGCGCTACGACGACCCCAAGGAAATTAGGGGCGTGTGGCTCGTTGGCTTGCTCGCGTCGATGGTGACGAGCGTGCTCATGGCAGTGGCGCTCATTTTGAACATGGACCTCCTCACGACGTACCTGTTCGACGACGCCGTCTCAACAGACCTTCTCACCATCTTTATCCTCCTCATCCCGGTGAACGTCGGCGTCAACATCGGGGTTGGCTTCCTCCGAGGCATGGAGAACACGAAGTACAAATTCTACGCAGAAGACCTCATCCGCCCCGGTGTCCGGCTACTCTTACTCATCGGGATTCTCGCTGCTGGCTTCTCCATCATCGCCGTTGGCTACGCCTACGCCATCGCCTCGGTGCTTGGGCTGTTCGTCGTCCACTACTTCGCAAACCGGCTCGTCCCGCTGTTCGGCCCGGTGAAAACCCACACCCGCGAAATCGTCGCCTACTCGATTCCGCTCACGCTTGCGATGTTCCTGACCGTGTTGCTCACGCAGATGGACACGCTCATGGTCGGCTTCTTCCGCAGCTCTGCGGAGGTTGGGCTCTACAACGCCGCTTACCCGCTTGCGAGCAGCCTCATGCTGTTCGTCTCCGCGTTTGGCTACCTCTACTTGCCAATCGTCTCGCGGCTCGACTCTGAGGGCAATTACGAGGACATCTCCTCGATCTACCGGGTGACGACCAAGTGGGGCTTTATCGCCTCCTTCCCGGCGTTCGCTGCCGTGTTCATCTTCTCAAGTGAGCTGCTCACGATGTTCTTCTCGCCCGAATACGCCCCTGCAGGCCTCGCGCTCACCATCCTCTCGCTTGGCTTCCTCACGGACGCCGCGATGGGCCACAACCGTACGACGCTCGCCGCACTCGGCTACACGACCCACATGCTGTTCGCGGACATCATCACGCTCACGCTCAACTTGCTGTTGAACGTCTACCTGATTCCGCGCTACGGCTTCGTGGGCGCAGCAGTCGCCACCACGGCCGCCTACGTCGCCCGCAACACCGTCGTCTCCATCATTTTACACGTGAAATTCGGCATCACGCCGTTCTCGCGTATCACCGTCACTACCTATCTCGTGGTGCCGCTCGTCCTCGGACCGATTGCCTACCTGCTCTCGACGGTGATGACGCTCACGCCGCTCACGTTCGTCGCCTTCGTCATCGGCATCGGCCTCGCAGAACTCGTCGTCATCACGCTCGCTGGCTGCCTCCAGCCCGAGGACGCCGTGTTCTTAGAATTCATCGAGAAGTCGATTGGGAAGGAACTCACCTTCCTCAGAAACTACTTGCCAGCGTCCGTAGAAGAGTAG
- a CDS encoding NAD-dependent epimerase/dehydratase family protein, with protein MQILVTGGAGFIGGHLAERFVRRGHAVTVLDNFDPYYNVEIKEHNVQAGCDAAEAGNGSYELIEGDVRDDSLVAELVSDVDYVYHQAAQAGVRTSVKKPKKPNSINVAGTMNVLDAARNADIERVVLASSSSVYGKPEYLPYDEGHPTTPVSPYGVSKLAGEQYARVYNEVYGLPTVSLRYFTVYGPRMRPNMAISNFVSRCINGNPPVIFGDGSQTRDFTYIDDVFAANEALLETDAADGEILNIGSTDNIDIKSLAVAVRDQLAPDLDLQFGERNDADAEHTHANISKAHDLIGYEPTTTIREGVEQFIGWYQDNREWYEPLVLSS; from the coding sequence ATGCAAATTCTCGTGACAGGTGGCGCTGGCTTCATCGGTGGTCACCTCGCAGAGCGGTTCGTGCGTCGTGGCCACGCGGTGACGGTACTCGATAATTTTGACCCGTACTACAATGTGGAAATCAAAGAGCACAACGTACAAGCAGGATGTGACGCAGCAGAGGCAGGGAATGGCTCCTACGAACTCATCGAAGGCGATGTCCGCGACGACTCTCTCGTCGCTGAGCTCGTCTCCGACGTAGATTACGTCTACCACCAAGCCGCACAGGCAGGTGTCAGGACGAGTGTGAAAAAACCAAAAAAGCCCAACAGCATCAACGTGGCTGGGACGATGAACGTGCTCGATGCGGCTCGTAACGCAGACATCGAACGCGTCGTTCTTGCGAGTTCGTCGTCGGTGTACGGCAAGCCAGAGTATCTCCCCTACGACGAAGGCCACCCAACAACGCCCGTGAGTCCCTACGGGGTTTCGAAACTTGCAGGTGAGCAGTACGCGCGGGTGTACAACGAAGTGTACGGGCTCCCAACAGTTTCACTTCGCTATTTCACCGTATACGGGCCGCGAATGCGCCCGAACATGGCCATCTCGAATTTCGTTTCTCGGTGTATCAACGGCAACCCACCGGTGATTTTTGGCGACGGCAGTCAAACGCGCGACTTCACCTATATCGACGACGTGTTCGCCGCAAACGAGGCGCTCTTAGAAACTGATGCTGCGGATGGCGAGATTCTCAACATCGGGAGTACGGACAATATCGACATCAAATCCCTCGCTGTCGCGGTGCGAGACCAACTCGCACCCGACCTCGACCTCCAGTTTGGCGAGCGCAACGACGCTGATGCAGAACACACGCACGCTAACATCTCGAAGGCACACGACCTGATTGGCTACGAGCCAACAACGACGATTCGAGAGGGCGTCGAGCAGTTCATTGGCTGGTATCAAGACAACCGCGAGTGGTACGAACCGCTCGTGTTGTCGTCGTAA
- a CDS encoding GNAT family N-acetyltransferase, which translates to MSVPRTASSLDSTSGDYSIRWYEDTDREAFLDLYDLAFSGCTPEWFAWKYKQLPYVDFVPIIVAEKDGEIGGFRPVLPLPIQVGDQTVMALQLIDLMVHPDHRRQGLMTKMYEWMRDECWDDYAATFTYANEPSRRGMMKMNDERWTHHNLGQFDKYERIHDFTAFTTDDHPPALQFGAKVANPVGMLKNRVQDMLKLTDKDIIVTRHDSVRTDILLEICATVHTDQPHICRDATFYNWRFAEPDTEFVMYSASRNGVREAAIVVGFKPTTAGPTTAHLTEILPLAGGFELGAAFSCLLSRLTSEFDFVDHISATGNVIPHRILAAHGFARWNSYPLSKFVEASSFLVCPLGGLDPTRPGIEAALVNPLGWNMSYCERLFG; encoded by the coding sequence ATGTCCGTCCCACGTACGGCATCGAGTCTCGACTCCACGAGCGGCGATTATTCAATTAGATGGTACGAAGACACAGACCGGGAGGCGTTTCTCGACCTGTATGACCTCGCGTTCAGCGGCTGTACGCCAGAGTGGTTCGCGTGGAAGTACAAACAGCTTCCATACGTCGATTTCGTTCCCATCATCGTTGCGGAGAAAGACGGCGAGATAGGTGGCTTTCGGCCGGTGTTACCCCTCCCGATTCAGGTCGGCGACCAGACCGTCATGGCGCTCCAGCTCATCGACCTGATGGTCCACCCAGACCACCGCCGCCAAGGGCTGATGACGAAGATGTACGAGTGGATGCGAGACGAGTGTTGGGACGACTACGCCGCGACGTTTACCTACGCGAACGAGCCCTCTCGCCGGGGCATGATGAAGATGAACGACGAGCGGTGGACCCACCACAACCTCGGCCAGTTCGACAAGTACGAGCGGATTCACGATTTCACGGCGTTTACGACCGACGACCATCCGCCAGCCCTCCAGTTCGGTGCGAAGGTGGCAAACCCAGTTGGCATGCTCAAAAACCGGGTACAGGACATGCTCAAGCTCACGGACAAGGACATCATCGTCACGCGCCACGACTCGGTTCGGACGGACATCCTCCTCGAAATCTGTGCGACGGTTCACACAGACCAGCCACACATCTGCCGCGATGCAACGTTCTACAACTGGCGGTTTGCAGAGCCGGATACAGAGTTCGTCATGTACTCTGCGAGTCGCAATGGCGTGCGAGAGGCGGCCATCGTCGTTGGCTTCAAACCGACCACTGCTGGACCAACAACCGCACACCTAACTGAAATCCTGCCGCTCGCAGGCGGCTTCGAACTCGGAGCGGCGTTCTCGTGTCTTCTCTCGCGGCTCACCTCGGAGTTCGACTTCGTCGACCACATCAGCGCAACGGGGAACGTCATCCCCCACCGCATCCTCGCAGCCCACGGCTTCGCCCGTTGGAACTCCTACCCGCTTTCGAAGTTCGTCGAAGCGTCGTCGTTCCTCGTCTGCCCGCTCGGCGGGCTTGACCCCACACGGCCGGGCATCGAGGCGGCGCTCGTGAACCCACTCGGCTGGAACATGTCGTATTGCGAACGGCTGTTCGGCTGA
- a CDS encoding glycosyltransferase, with product MTQQLLMPEDDAVQDDEQLRVLNLVTSRESTFFRQQVRSLEDLGVSCTNLAVSAKRPKTNEKTENRPVTDYIRFFGTATKESFGEYDLIHANSGLIAPAAVFQPNLPVVLSLWGSDLMGRFGPMSKFCARRADEVIVMSEEMAELLDQDCHIIPHGVDTERFKPMDKAAARAELGWNQDETYVLFPYAASKGVKNYPRAERVVDAVRDQFDGTLNLQTVFRVPHEQMPLYMNAADVLLLTSHREGSPNATKEALSCNTPVVSAAVGDVRDQLRGVSPSAVGETDEELVDGLLSVLESKQEPNAREKVLREMSADRMGERIHDVYELALAKR from the coding sequence ATGACACAACAACTGCTCATGCCAGAAGACGACGCCGTACAGGACGACGAACAGCTCCGGGTACTGAATCTGGTGACGAGCCGCGAATCGACGTTCTTCAGACAACAGGTCCGCTCGCTCGAAGACCTCGGTGTCTCGTGTACGAACCTCGCCGTCTCCGCAAAGCGCCCAAAGACGAACGAGAAGACCGAAAACCGACCGGTCACCGACTACATCCGATTTTTCGGAACCGCGACCAAGGAGTCGTTCGGCGAGTACGACCTCATCCACGCGAACTCTGGGCTGATTGCGCCTGCGGCGGTGTTCCAACCGAACCTTCCCGTGGTCCTCTCGCTGTGGGGGTCCGACCTGATGGGGCGATTCGGCCCGATGAGCAAGTTCTGTGCCCGGCGCGCAGACGAGGTCATCGTCATGTCTGAAGAGATGGCTGAACTGCTCGACCAGGACTGCCACATCATCCCCCACGGCGTTGACACAGAGCGGTTCAAACCCATGGACAAAGCCGCCGCACGCGCCGAACTCGGCTGGAACCAAGACGAGACGTACGTGCTGTTCCCGTACGCGGCCTCGAAAGGCGTGAAAAACTACCCGCGCGCAGAGCGCGTGGTGGACGCCGTCCGCGACCAGTTCGACGGCACGCTCAACCTCCAGACGGTGTTTCGGGTGCCCCACGAGCAGATGCCCCTCTATATGAACGCCGCAGACGTGCTGTTGCTCACCTCACACAGAGAGGGGTCGCCAAACGCGACCAAAGAGGCGCTCTCGTGTAACACGCCCGTCGTCTCCGCGGCGGTTGGTGACGTGCGCGACCAGCTTCGCGGCGTCTCGCCATCCGCGGTGGGTGAAACCGACGAAGAACTCGTAGACGGCTTGCTCTCGGTGCTCGAATCGAAGCAAGAACCAAACGCCCGCGAGAAGGTGCTTCGGGAGATGAGCGCAGACCGAATGGGTGAACGTATCCACGACGTGTACGAACTCGCACTGGCGAAGCGATAA
- a CDS encoding alkaline phosphatase family protein, with amino-acid sequence MKTNTELNSRAFVLGLDGVPWDLLEEWVGAGELKHFGTVMREGTAGPLTSTVPATTPLAWPSIATGVRPDKHGIYGFRRLTENYTHQVYTGNDVKQPALWEMLSPAIVGNVPMTYPAREINGTMVAGMMTPQIGEGFTYPQSLSDEITTRIPDYQIALDWSQYLNSKDEFLPDLNALVQNRRELMRLLMADDDWRLFFFVYTAPDRLQHIIWEEDILLEHYRYLDDILGEVMAYVEDHDATLYIVSDHGFGPIEKKVAVNRVLANEGLLTQRKQKGVRGTLSKLGITKDGVMGVLSRLGIDDEMVVDHLPQSVTAQVAKQIPGAHFLFDVDHANTTAFVYSFGHVYVNDTRRFEQGIVDPTEIPAVKRQLRSVFEGLTDPETGEHVLRVTDGTVEYPTDPTAPDLIVEPLPRYDIATALSEEVFTPTPMAGNHLPEGIFLAWGSDIAAGSQPTDATVYDVAPTVLHGLGEAIPDNTDGRVLREIFTLKSIPATAEIREKAYAKGEVIATVDEDFSDVENRLRGLGYIE; translated from the coding sequence ATGAAAACAAATACTGAACTGAACTCGAGAGCATTCGTTCTCGGACTAGACGGGGTACCGTGGGATTTGCTAGAAGAATGGGTTGGAGCGGGGGAGCTCAAGCACTTTGGAACGGTGATGCGAGAAGGGACGGCAGGTCCGCTCACGAGCACAGTTCCAGCAACGACACCACTCGCGTGGCCCTCGATTGCAACGGGCGTCAGACCCGATAAACACGGTATCTACGGGTTCCGCCGGCTCACGGAAAACTACACGCATCAGGTGTACACTGGCAACGACGTGAAACAGCCTGCACTCTGGGAGATGCTCTCACCGGCTATCGTTGGGAATGTGCCGATGACCTACCCGGCGCGTGAAATCAACGGAACCATGGTCGCCGGGATGATGACGCCACAGATTGGTGAGGGGTTCACCTACCCTCAGTCTCTCAGCGACGAGATTACGACCCGGATTCCAGATTACCAAATCGCTCTCGATTGGAGCCAGTATCTGAACTCGAAAGATGAATTCCTGCCAGATTTGAACGCTCTCGTCCAGAATCGCAGAGAGTTGATGCGTCTGCTCATGGCAGACGATGACTGGCGGCTGTTCTTCTTCGTGTACACGGCCCCAGACCGCCTCCAACACATCATCTGGGAAGAGGACATCCTCCTCGAACACTACCGGTACTTAGACGATATCCTCGGTGAGGTCATGGCGTACGTCGAGGATCACGATGCGACGCTATACATCGTCTCCGACCACGGCTTTGGCCCCATCGAGAAGAAAGTCGCAGTCAATCGCGTACTCGCAAACGAGGGGCTGCTCACCCAGCGAAAGCAAAAGGGTGTCCGTGGAACACTCTCGAAGCTTGGAATCACCAAAGACGGCGTGATGGGTGTGCTATCCCGGCTTGGCATCGACGACGAGATGGTCGTCGATCACCTCCCGCAATCGGTGACGGCGCAGGTTGCAAAACAAATCCCCGGTGCACACTTCCTGTTCGATGTCGACCACGCGAACACGACGGCCTTCGTCTACTCGTTCGGTCACGTCTATGTAAACGACACGCGGAGATTCGAACAGGGAATCGTCGATCCGACAGAAATTCCGGCGGTCAAGCGCCAGCTCAGGTCGGTGTTCGAAGGGCTCACCGACCCTGAGACTGGCGAACATGTCTTGCGAGTGACCGATGGTACAGTGGAGTACCCCACGGATCCGACTGCACCAGATCTCATCGTCGAGCCACTCCCGCGGTACGATATCGCAACGGCACTCTCAGAGGAGGTCTTCACGCCGACACCAATGGCAGGAAACCACCTACCAGAAGGAATCTTCCTCGCGTGGGGTTCCGACATCGCTGCCGGCAGTCAGCCAACCGACGCAACTGTCTACGACGTTGCACCGACCGTCCTCCACGGGCTCGGCGAAGCGATTCCCGATAATACCGATGGACGAGTCCTCCGTGAAATCTTCACGCTCAAATCCATTCCCGCAACGGCCGAAATACGCGAAAAAGCGTACGCCAAAGGAGAGGTCATTGCGACCGTAGATGAGGATTTCTCCGATGTGGAGAATCGTCTCCGTGGGCTCGGCTACATTGAGTAA
- a CDS encoding ATP-grasp domain-containing protein, whose translation MGHKVLVLDGQGPNSLALCRTLGEKGVSVVSGGYTKYLPGMLSKYTEGSYIYPDVSADQTAFVDHLYDHLATNDYAAVFPVTDVMTTVLSRHKERLESTGTKVGAEDWETHLNANDKKRLFELAEGLPIPSPKTFSPQSLEEVAKIDDERDYTVVIKPRRTTFTTDSGQSTTNRMSGVNYVGPDEDLVERFEEIIGKWSGRQFEYPLVQEFVDGVETMATVGLAHEGKLVTFFQHKKYRVYPPSGGIGAVRQGTWEPRMKVYADEIVRALDWNGPVHVEFMKMPDGDFYLLEVNGRYWGSLALTINSGVDVPWLHYKQLTGQFPFEPPSIEQPIMATSGGVNVANWQTLPEPDYRTDVKQRKLFYTDIMWLREQLSRNQYQALIPFTTSFFTTRDVFLNLDDPLPFFGLIPRSLKVRSNRKKGISVYDR comes from the coding sequence ATGGGACACAAAGTTCTCGTCCTTGATGGACAAGGGCCGAATTCACTGGCGTTGTGTCGGACGCTTGGGGAGAAGGGGGTTTCAGTGGTTTCGGGTGGCTACACAAAATACCTGCCCGGCATGCTTTCTAAGTACACTGAGGGGTCGTACATTTATCCAGACGTTTCAGCAGACCAAACTGCATTTGTTGACCATCTGTACGACCATTTAGCCACGAATGACTACGCGGCTGTGTTCCCCGTAACGGACGTGATGACCACGGTTCTGTCGCGACACAAGGAGCGACTCGAATCGACGGGGACGAAAGTCGGCGCTGAGGACTGGGAAACCCACCTCAACGCGAACGACAAAAAGCGGTTGTTCGAGCTGGCAGAAGGGCTCCCAATCCCGAGCCCGAAGACGTTCTCGCCCCAGTCGCTCGAAGAGGTGGCGAAAATAGACGACGAACGCGACTACACGGTCGTTATCAAACCCCGCCGGACGACGTTCACCACCGACAGCGGCCAGTCTACGACCAATCGGATGTCGGGGGTCAACTACGTCGGCCCCGACGAAGACCTCGTCGAACGCTTCGAGGAGATTATCGGCAAGTGGTCGGGACGCCAGTTCGAGTACCCACTTGTCCAAGAGTTCGTAGACGGTGTGGAGACGATGGCGACGGTCGGCCTCGCGCACGAAGGCAAGTTGGTGACGTTCTTCCAGCACAAGAAATATCGCGTCTATCCGCCCTCTGGCGGTATCGGCGCGGTCAGACAGGGGACGTGGGAGCCACGGATGAAAGTCTACGCAGACGAAATCGTCCGGGCGCTCGACTGGAACGGGCCAGTACACGTCGAGTTCATGAAGATGCCCGACGGCGACTTCTACCTGCTTGAGGTCAACGGCCGCTACTGGGGGTCGCTCGCGCTCACGATAAACAGCGGTGTTGACGTGCCATGGCTCCATTACAAGCAGTTGACCGGCCAGTTCCCCTTCGAGCCCCCCTCCATCGAACAACCCATCATGGCAACGAGCGGCGGCGTCAATGTCGCCAACTGGCAGACGCTTCCGGAGCCAGACTACCGAACTGACGTCAAACAGCGAAAGCTGTTTTACACGGACATCATGTGGCTGCGAGAGCAACTCTCGCGCAACCAATATCAAGCACTCATCCCGTTCACTACGTCGTTTTTCACGACGCGCGATGTGTTCCTCAACCTCGATGACCCGCTGCCCTTCTTCGGGCTCATCCCGCGCTCGCTTAAAGTGCGGTCGAACCGGAAGAAAGGTATCTCCGTCTACGACCGATGA
- a CDS encoding polysaccharide deacetylase family protein, which translates to MTHQPRTLPERADGNSTDPTFWLCLTHDVDRPYKGYQSLYYALKNRDPYHLKTLLPGNNPYWQFETIMELEADLGVRSAFYFLNEKRLFGDKHPREWLRPKSWQLYAGRYAITDPAIVDVIHRLDDGGWEVGIHGSYDSPTDLARLTYEKETLEAILGHEITGGRQHYLNLELPTTWEYHAALGLKYDASLGSSSEYGFQHGYHIVRPFDDDFVVFPLTFMENAIPDPGVDFEYAWSECKAVLDEAAANKAVMTILWHPMKFAARDFPGQGELYKRIIEYAQELGAWIGPPRDLYEQIETLPDASRAVTSS; encoded by the coding sequence GTGACTCATCAACCTCGGACGCTCCCCGAGCGTGCCGACGGCAACTCGACCGACCCGACGTTCTGGCTCTGTCTCACCCACGACGTAGACCGGCCCTACAAAGGCTACCAGTCGCTCTACTACGCACTCAAAAACCGTGACCCGTATCACCTGAAGACCCTGTTGCCGGGGAACAACCCCTACTGGCAGTTCGAGACCATCATGGAACTCGAAGCCGACCTTGGGGTGCGCTCTGCGTTCTACTTCCTCAACGAAAAACGCCTGTTCGGTGACAAACACCCGCGTGAGTGGCTCAGACCGAAAAGCTGGCAGCTCTACGCCGGGCGCTACGCGATTACCGACCCGGCCATCGTGGACGTCATCCACCGCTTAGACGACGGCGGCTGGGAGGTCGGGATTCACGGCTCCTACGACTCGCCGACCGACCTCGCGCGGCTCACCTACGAGAAAGAGACGCTCGAAGCCATCCTCGGCCACGAGATCACGGGCGGCCGCCAGCACTACCTGAATCTCGAACTTCCAACGACGTGGGAGTACCACGCCGCCCTCGGCCTCAAATACGACGCTTCGCTCGGGTCGAGCAGCGAGTACGGCTTCCAGCACGGCTACCACATCGTCCGCCCGTTCGACGACGATTTCGTGGTGTTCCCGCTTACGTTCATGGAGAACGCCATTCCTGACCCCGGCGTGGACTTCGAATACGCGTGGAGCGAGTGCAAAGCCGTGCTTGACGAAGCCGCAGCAAACAAGGCTGTGATGACGATTCTGTGGCACCCGATGAAGTTTGCAGCCCGCGATTTCCCCGGGCAAGGTGAACTCTACAAACGCATCATCGAGTACGCACAGGAACTCGGCGCGTGGATTGGCCCGCCACGCGACCTGTATGAACAGATAGAAACGTTGCCTGACGCGAGCCGTGCGGTCACGTCCTCCTGA